A single genomic interval of Arthrobacter sp. NicSoilB8 harbors:
- the ccsB gene encoding c-type cytochrome biogenesis protein CcsB — MLFSINETMGQYSELFMLLAAGTYTVAFIAFAWDLAKSSKVLRAVDLKAAELSGQTAEAARVPVGVGAGTAGDDVDRTDSDVSGPAGRAERPTSATGRGAAAGAGQTADGSMRYGGERRAPARVAVALTVLGAAIHAAGVITRALGAGRVPWGNMYEFLTTGAFVAVAVFLLVLIRRDLRFLGTFVIGLAIIMLVAASIAFWTPVGHLVPALQSYWLIIHVSIAVMSSALFTLTFAMSALQLVQSHRQKTIAAGGADKLGFMRLVPNALSLENLSYRINAIAFVGWTFTLMFGAIWAEKAWGRFWGWDTKEVWTFVIWVVYAGYLHARATRGWTGTRAAWLSIVGYLCVVFNFTIVNQFFNGLHSYSGL, encoded by the coding sequence ATGTTGTTCTCGATCAACGAAACCATGGGCCAGTACAGCGAGCTCTTCATGCTGCTGGCGGCCGGCACGTACACGGTGGCCTTCATCGCCTTCGCCTGGGACCTGGCCAAGAGCAGCAAGGTGCTGCGCGCGGTGGACCTCAAAGCCGCGGAACTCTCCGGACAGACGGCCGAGGCCGCCCGCGTGCCCGTCGGCGTCGGTGCCGGGACCGCCGGAGACGACGTTGACCGCACCGATTCGGACGTAAGCGGACCCGCGGGACGCGCCGAGCGTCCGACGTCGGCCACCGGCCGGGGTGCCGCGGCCGGCGCGGGCCAGACCGCCGACGGCAGCATGCGCTACGGCGGCGAGCGGCGTGCCCCGGCCCGGGTCGCCGTCGCGCTGACCGTCCTGGGCGCGGCCATCCATGCGGCTGGCGTGATCACGCGCGCGCTCGGCGCGGGCCGGGTTCCGTGGGGCAACATGTACGAGTTCCTCACCACCGGCGCGTTCGTTGCCGTGGCTGTCTTCCTGCTCGTGCTGATCCGCCGCGACCTGCGCTTCCTGGGCACGTTCGTGATCGGCCTGGCCATCATCATGCTGGTTGCGGCCTCCATCGCCTTCTGGACGCCCGTGGGCCACCTTGTGCCTGCGCTGCAGAGCTATTGGCTGATCATCCACGTTTCCATCGCCGTGATGTCCTCAGCCCTGTTCACCCTGACGTTCGCCATGTCCGCGCTGCAGCTCGTGCAGTCGCACCGGCAGAAGACCATCGCCGCCGGCGGTGCCGACAAGCTCGGGTTCATGCGTCTGGTCCCGAACGCCTTGAGCCTGGAGAACCTGTCCTACCGCATCAACGCCATCGCGTTCGTTGGCTGGACCTTCACGCTCATGTTCGGCGCCATCTGGGCGGAGAAGGCCTGGGGCCGGTTCTGGGGCTGGGACACCAAGGAAGTCTGGACCTTCGTGATCTGGGTGGTCTACGCCGGATACCTGCACGCCCGGGCCACCCGCGGCTGGACCGGAACCCGCGCTGCCTGGCTGTCGATCGTCGGCTACCTGTGTGTGGTCTTCAACTTCACGATCGTGAACCAGTTCTTCAACGGGCTGCACTCGTACTCGGGGCTGTAA
- a CDS encoding cytochrome c biogenesis protein ResB, with product MSERVNVKKKSPKPDVVLPSLGPLGMLRWAWTQLTSMRTALFLLLLLAVAAVPGSLFPQRPANPAIVTQYIKDHPDYGKILDSLQLYDVYSSAWFSAIYILLFVSLIGCVIPRAIAHYKAMRSQPPRTPARLSRLPEYGTLVIPADAGIPASEAITNAAELLKKRGYRVDVRDRDGARPSLGAERGFLKEVGNLVFHTALIGVLVSVAAGGLYGYSGQRILVEGDTFVNTLVGYDQFTPGTNFQSSQLQPYSVQLDKFNITFDRESKGKFGQPIDFKAEVTTKENPDAPAKKEVLKVNDPLSLGGTSVYLTGNGYAPVVTVRDGAGNIAMQGPVVAKLQGENYYSSVVIKVPDAKPEQLAFAGFFLPTAFITDKGVSFSGDPELINPQLTLNSYFGDLGLDAGSPQNVFELDVKKLTPLNARNLDTKGIVLAPGGSYTLPNGKGSISFDGVKRYIGVDIHHNPGQLYALIFALLAVAGLVTSLYVNRRRVWVRTGTHEDGRTMVEYGLLARGEDHRLAGEAAAIRQLLSGEWLLDEDAASGSQPAPSRTADNDRADSAGTATGSTADGAHATPEQPEEDFIQSTAGSSKSKKDQ from the coding sequence ATGAGCGAGCGCGTGAACGTAAAGAAGAAATCCCCGAAGCCTGACGTCGTCCTGCCGTCGCTGGGTCCGCTGGGCATGCTCCGCTGGGCGTGGACGCAGCTGACCAGCATGCGCACGGCCCTGTTCCTGCTCCTGCTGCTGGCCGTCGCCGCCGTGCCCGGTTCGCTGTTCCCGCAGCGCCCCGCCAACCCGGCCATTGTCACGCAGTACATCAAGGACCATCCGGACTACGGGAAGATCCTGGACTCGCTGCAGCTCTACGATGTCTACTCCTCGGCGTGGTTTTCCGCGATCTACATCCTGCTGTTCGTCTCGCTGATCGGCTGCGTGATCCCGCGCGCCATCGCGCACTACAAGGCGATGCGCTCCCAGCCCCCGCGCACGCCCGCCCGCCTGTCCCGGCTCCCGGAATACGGCACCCTGGTGATTCCGGCCGACGCCGGGATCCCGGCGTCGGAGGCCATCACCAACGCCGCGGAGCTGCTGAAGAAGCGCGGCTACCGCGTCGATGTCCGGGACCGCGACGGCGCGCGGCCCTCCCTGGGGGCCGAGCGCGGCTTCCTGAAGGAAGTCGGCAACCTGGTCTTCCACACCGCGCTGATCGGGGTGCTGGTCTCGGTGGCGGCCGGCGGCCTCTACGGCTACAGCGGGCAGCGGATCCTGGTGGAGGGCGACACCTTCGTCAACACCCTCGTCGGCTACGACCAGTTCACGCCCGGCACCAACTTCCAGAGCAGCCAGCTCCAGCCGTATTCGGTCCAGCTGGACAAGTTCAACATCACCTTCGACCGTGAATCGAAGGGCAAGTTCGGACAGCCCATCGACTTCAAGGCCGAAGTGACCACGAAGGAGAACCCGGACGCACCCGCCAAGAAGGAAGTGCTCAAGGTCAACGACCCCCTCAGCCTAGGCGGCACCAGCGTGTACCTCACGGGCAACGGCTACGCTCCTGTGGTCACCGTCCGCGACGGCGCCGGCAACATCGCCATGCAGGGTCCCGTGGTCGCCAAACTCCAGGGCGAGAACTACTACTCCTCCGTGGTCATCAAGGTCCCGGACGCCAAGCCGGAACAGCTCGCCTTCGCCGGGTTCTTCCTGCCGACGGCCTTCATCACCGACAAGGGCGTGTCCTTCAGCGGCGACCCCGAGCTCATCAACCCGCAGCTGACCCTGAACTCCTACTTCGGTGATCTCGGTCTGGACGCCGGCTCCCCGCAGAACGTCTTCGAACTCGACGTCAAGAAACTGACGCCGCTCAACGCCAGGAACCTGGACACCAAGGGCATCGTCCTGGCGCCCGGCGGAAGCTACACCCTGCCGAACGGTAAGGGCTCCATCAGCTTCGACGGCGTGAAGCGCTACATCGGCGTGGACATCCACCACAACCCCGGCCAGCTTTACGCCCTGATCTTCGCGCTCCTGGCCGTCGCCGGGCTGGTCACCTCGCTCTACGTGAACCGCCGCCGCGTCTGGGTCCGCACGGGCACCCATGAGGACGGCCGCACCATGGTGGAGTACGGTCTCCTGGCCCGCGGCGAGGACCATCGCCTGGCCGGGGAGGCCGCGGCCATCCGCCAACTCCTGTCCGGCGAATGGCTGTTGGACGAGGACGCCGCATCCGGTTCCCAGCCCGCTCCCAGCAGGACAGCGGATAATGACCGGGCGGATAGCGCCGGCACTGCAACAGGCAGCACGGCAGACGGCGCGCACGCCACCCCTGAACAACCCGAAGAAGACTTCATCCAGTCAACAGCCGGCTCCTCCAAGTCGAAGAAGGATCAGTAA
- a CDS encoding cytochrome c biogenesis protein CcdA encodes MNSPFAEAILNGSLLLAIPVALLAGFVSFLSPCVLPLVPGYLGYVTGLTGVDLQKQRRGRMLAGIGLFVLGFSVIFVLLGGAFGQLGSLITGSQNKWITQLLGVLVIIMGVVFMGGFGWLQRDAKIHAKPPAGLWGAPLLGITFGLGWAPCIGPTYSAVQLLSLSGGSSAAKGAFLAFVYSLGLGIPFLVIALAVRRGIGVMSFFRQHRLAIQRTGGGILILLGILMASGVWGTWVSGLQYWFQTDVKLPI; translated from the coding sequence GTGAACAGCCCCTTTGCCGAAGCCATCCTGAACGGGTCGCTCCTGCTGGCCATTCCCGTCGCGCTCCTGGCCGGCTTCGTCTCCTTCCTCTCGCCCTGCGTCCTTCCGCTCGTGCCCGGATACCTCGGCTACGTCACCGGCCTGACCGGCGTGGACCTGCAGAAGCAGCGGCGCGGCCGGATGCTGGCCGGGATAGGGCTCTTCGTCCTCGGGTTCTCGGTGATCTTCGTGCTCCTCGGCGGGGCGTTCGGGCAGCTGGGCAGCCTCATCACCGGCTCGCAGAACAAGTGGATCACCCAGCTGCTGGGCGTCCTGGTGATCATCATGGGCGTCGTGTTCATGGGCGGCTTCGGCTGGCTCCAGCGCGACGCCAAGATCCACGCCAAACCTCCGGCAGGACTGTGGGGGGCGCCCTTGCTGGGCATCACTTTCGGGCTGGGCTGGGCCCCGTGCATCGGCCCCACCTACTCCGCGGTCCAGCTGCTCAGCCTCTCGGGCGGATCGTCGGCGGCCAAGGGCGCGTTTTTGGCGTTCGTGTATAGCCTTGGGCTGGGGATCCCGTTCCTGGTGATCGCCCTGGCCGTGCGCCGCGGCATCGGCGTGATGTCCTTCTTCCGCCAGCACCGGCTCGCCATCCAGCGCACCGGCGGCGGCATCCTGATCCTGCTCGGCATCCTGATGGCCAGCGGCGTGTGGGGAACCTGGGTCTCCGGGTTGCAGTACTGGTTCCAAACCGATGTGAAATTGCCGATCTGA
- a CDS encoding TlpA disulfide reductase family protein: MGQNRRAETPLSRRRVLTAGGAALAAVFGLSGCAQDDALAKQAKAGDNKNYVAGDGSVTEFAVADRKSPVELKGTLFDGTAVTSADFPGKVTVLNFWFAACAPCRVEAPSLEALNQEFKSQGVQFFGVNLRDEKATADAFDKTFKLTYPSFNDKDGAVLLAVSGLVPPGAVPTTLVLDKQGRVASRVLGEIQQGTLKSLIAAAVAE, from the coding sequence ATGGGACAGAACCGCCGCGCGGAGACTCCGCTGTCCCGCCGCCGCGTCCTGACGGCCGGCGGCGCCGCCCTGGCCGCCGTGTTCGGGCTGTCCGGCTGCGCCCAGGACGATGCCCTTGCCAAGCAGGCCAAGGCCGGGGACAACAAGAACTACGTGGCCGGCGACGGATCCGTCACCGAGTTCGCCGTCGCGGACCGCAAGAGTCCCGTGGAGCTCAAGGGGACGCTGTTCGACGGCACCGCGGTCACCTCGGCGGACTTCCCCGGCAAGGTCACCGTGCTGAACTTCTGGTTCGCCGCCTGCGCGCCCTGCCGGGTCGAGGCGCCCTCCCTCGAGGCGCTCAACCAGGAGTTCAAGAGCCAGGGCGTGCAGTTTTTCGGCGTGAACCTGCGCGACGAGAAGGCCACGGCCGACGCGTTCGACAAGACCTTCAAGTTGACCTATCCGAGCTTCAACGACAAAGACGGCGCCGTGCTGCTGGCAGTCTCCGGCCTCGTGCCGCCCGGTGCCGTGCCCACCACCCTCGTGCTCGACAAGCAGGGCCGCGTCGCGTCGCGGGTGCTCGGCGAGATCCAGCAGGGCACCCTGAAGTCCCTCATCGCCGCCGCCGTGGCCGAGTAG
- a CDS encoding histidine phosphatase family protein, whose product MPQATVHLLRHGEVHNPDGVLYGRLPEFHLSELGREMARTLAAHFSERSEQGARIVHLAASPLTRAQETAQPIADALGLEIATDARIIEAANYFEGLHVSKAELLRPKHWTRLYNPFRPSWGEPYKDQAARVIAAVQDARVRALELGGDGAEAILVSHQLPIWATRLSAEGRPLWHDPRKRECTLTSLTSLVFDDAGGLVRVDYTEPAAALLPGAASTPGA is encoded by the coding sequence ATGCCCCAAGCCACTGTTCATTTGCTCCGCCACGGCGAGGTCCACAATCCCGATGGTGTCCTGTACGGCAGGCTGCCGGAATTCCACCTCTCCGAACTCGGCCGGGAGATGGCCCGCACGCTGGCAGCCCACTTCAGCGAGCGTTCCGAACAAGGGGCCCGGATCGTCCACCTCGCCGCGTCCCCGCTGACGCGCGCGCAGGAGACGGCACAGCCGATCGCCGATGCCCTGGGCCTCGAGATCGCCACGGACGCCCGCATCATTGAGGCCGCCAACTACTTCGAGGGCCTCCACGTCTCCAAGGCGGAGCTGCTCCGGCCCAAGCACTGGACCCGGCTGTACAACCCGTTCCGGCCCTCCTGGGGCGAGCCGTACAAGGACCAGGCCGCGCGGGTCATCGCGGCGGTCCAGGACGCGCGCGTCCGGGCCCTGGAGCTCGGCGGCGACGGGGCCGAGGCCATCCTGGTCAGCCACCAGCTGCCTATCTGGGCCACACGGCTCAGCGCCGAAGGCCGGCCGCTGTGGCATGACCCGCGCAAACGCGAGTGCACGCTGACGTCCCTGACGTCCCTGGTGTTCGACGACGCCGGCGGCCTCGTGCGGGTCGACTACACCGAGCCGGCCGCCGCCCTACTGCCCGGTGCCGCCAGCACCCCGGGAGCCTGA
- a CDS encoding YceI family protein, translated as MALPATVTTGIWTLDPSHSEIGFTVRHAGISKVRGQFTDAAATLDLAENVADSKVSASIKTASFDSGDANRDGHVRGEDFFDVEKFPEISFVSNAIVPKGDAYELQGDLTIKGITRPVALETEFNGVAVDPFGNTRAGLTAETTISRKDFGLTWNAVLEAGGVLVSDKVAINLELAFIAPAA; from the coding sequence ATGGCACTTCCCGCAACCGTCACCACCGGCATCTGGACCCTCGACCCGTCGCACAGCGAGATCGGCTTCACCGTCCGCCACGCGGGCATCAGCAAGGTCCGCGGCCAGTTCACCGATGCCGCTGCCACCCTGGATCTCGCCGAGAACGTCGCCGACTCCAAGGTCAGCGCCTCGATCAAGACCGCAAGCTTCGACTCCGGCGATGCCAACCGCGACGGCCACGTCCGCGGCGAAGACTTCTTCGACGTCGAAAAGTTCCCCGAGATCTCCTTCGTCTCCAACGCCATCGTCCCCAAGGGCGACGCCTACGAACTCCAGGGCGACCTCACCATCAAGGGCATCACCCGCCCGGTGGCCCTCGAGACCGAATTCAACGGCGTGGCCGTTGATCCCTTCGGCAACACCCGCGCCGGCCTCACCGCCGAAACCACCATCAGCCGCAAGGACTTCGGCCTGACCTGGAACGCAGTCCTCGAGGCCGGCGGCGTGCTGGTCAGCGACAAGGTTGCCATCAACCTGGAACTGGCATTCATCGCTCCCGCAGCGTAG